A single Defluviitalea saccharophila DNA region contains:
- a CDS encoding SHOCT domain-containing protein, translated as MNQHEDKKVMKISDGVIDKSTELKKMSQEQLQREFDYIQAEKLLRKMLQKGLITEAEFNKIDALNRQTFSPFLAEIMP; from the coding sequence ATGAATCAGCATGAGGATAAAAAAGTTATGAAGATCTCAGATGGGGTTATAGACAAAAGCACCGAATTAAAAAAAATGTCACAGGAGCAGCTACAGCGTGAGTTTGATTATATTCAAGCAGAAAAATTGCTGAGAAAGATGCTTCAAAAAGGTTTAATAACGGAGGCAGAATTCAACAAGATAGACGCACTCAACCGCCAAACTTTCTCTCCTTTTTTAGCAGAGATAATGCCCTGA